In one Nostoc sp. KVJ3 genomic region, the following are encoded:
- a CDS encoding glycosyltransferase family 4 protein: MNSTTEKRIALISVHGDPAIEIGKEEAGGQNVYVRQVGEALARLGWQVDMFTRKVSLEQDLIIEHSDNCRTIRLKAGPIEFVPRDEIFEYLPEFVDNFLKFQVKNDITYQLVHTNYWLSSWVGMQLKKIQESKQVHTYHSLGAVKYNTIENIPLIANQRLAVEKQVLETAERIVATSPQEQQHMRSLVSTEGNIDIIPCGTDIQRFGSIGREAARAEFGIVKEAKVVLYVGRFDQRKGIETLVRAVNESGLRDSKNFKLIIGGGSTPGNSDGLERDRIEQIVNDLGISDLTTFAGRLSQDILPTYYAAADVCVVPSHYEPFGLVAIEAMASGTPVVASDVGGLQFTVVNEETGLLAPPQNVSAFASAIDRILLDPEWRDELGKAGRKRVESKFSWHGVAVQLGELYTQLLEPSAKEPALIAK, translated from the coding sequence ATGAACTCTACTACCGAAAAACGTATCGCCTTGATTTCCGTCCACGGTGATCCGGCGATTGAAATAGGGAAAGAAGAAGCTGGGGGACAAAATGTTTATGTGCGCCAAGTGGGTGAAGCACTAGCGCGGCTGGGATGGCAAGTTGATATGTTTACCCGCAAAGTGAGTCTAGAGCAAGACTTGATTATTGAACATAGCGATAATTGTCGAACTATTCGTTTAAAAGCTGGGCCGATTGAGTTTGTACCGCGAGATGAAATTTTTGAATATCTGCCAGAATTTGTTGATAATTTCCTGAAATTTCAAGTAAAAAATGACATTACATACCAGTTAGTTCACACTAACTATTGGCTCTCTAGTTGGGTGGGGATGCAGTTAAAGAAAATCCAAGAGAGTAAGCAAGTTCATACGTACCACTCATTAGGAGCAGTGAAGTATAACACTATAGAAAATATTCCTCTGATTGCCAATCAGCGATTAGCTGTAGAAAAACAGGTGTTGGAAACAGCAGAGCGAATTGTAGCCACAAGTCCACAAGAACAGCAACACATGCGATCGCTAGTTTCCACTGAAGGCAATATTGACATCATTCCCTGCGGTACAGATATTCAGCGCTTTGGTTCCATTGGCAGAGAAGCAGCTAGGGCTGAATTTGGGATTGTGAAAGAGGCTAAAGTTGTACTATATGTAGGACGTTTTGACCAACGCAAAGGTATAGAAACCCTAGTGCGTGCAGTAAACGAGTCTGGGTTACGCGACTCCAAGAATTTCAAACTAATTATTGGTGGTGGTAGTACTCCAGGTAACAGCGACGGCCTTGAGCGCGATCGCATTGAGCAAATCGTCAATGACTTAGGAATCTCTGACTTGACTACCTTTGCTGGTCGTCTCAGTCAAGATATTTTACCAACTTATTACGCGGCTGCCGATGTTTGCGTTGTTCCTAGTCACTACGAACCCTTTGGACTCGTAGCGATCGAAGCGATGGCAAGCGGTACTCCAGTTGTGGCTAGCGATGTTGGTGGACTTCAGTTTACTGTAGTTAATGAAGAAACTGGTTTATTGGCACCACCACAAAATGTAAGTGCTTTTGCGTCTGCCATTGACCGAATTCTCTTAGATCCAGAGTGGCGAGACGAATTAGGTAAAGCTGGCAGAAAGCGCGTTGAAAGTAAATTTAGTTGGCATGGCGTAGCAGTTCAGTTAGGCGAACTTTACACCCAATTATTAGAGCCATCAGCAAAGGAACCTGCATTGATCGCTAAATAA
- a CDS encoding NFACT family protein: MQPVDFTTLTATCSEIRANWLPSRTEQVYQRDRYTIAIALRTLKQRDWLQVSWHPQAAHICIGDPPPRSPDTFTFSQQLIHQLGGLALVGIEAIAPWERVIDLQFARRPGESALYHVYAEIMGKYSNVILTDASNIIITAAHQVSQQQSSVRPIQTGQPYETPPKLTGTVPSFSESQERWQERVSLVPGAIKRQLLKSYSGLSAALLELMLLEANIAPETSTDTLNPEDWRRLFERWQEWLQALDSKKFQPAWTKDGYTVMGWGGVEKVKNVQELLNRYYSNQIDQQLFSQLRHQLSQKLHNILVKLRNKAQTFKTRLQQSDRADEYRQKADLLMAHLQNWEPGMKEIILADFETNLPVAIALQPDKNAVQNAQSLYKQHQKLKRARSAVEPLLLEVQTEIEYLEQVEAAIAQIDTYQTAEDLRALEEIREELIGQKYLEDPEYRSRSANEAPSTNFHRYLTPSGFEVLIGRNNRQNDQLTFRVAGDYDIWFHAQEIPGSHLLLRLEPGAVAEEADLQFVANLAAYYSRARQSEQVPVVYTQLKHVYKPKGAKPGIAIYKQESILWGKPQIVIGN; the protein is encoded by the coding sequence ATGCAACCAGTTGACTTCACCACCCTTACAGCTACTTGTAGCGAAATACGCGCTAACTGGCTGCCCTCGCGGACAGAACAGGTTTATCAGCGCGATCGCTACACTATTGCCATAGCATTACGCACCCTGAAACAGCGTGATTGGCTACAAGTTTCTTGGCATCCCCAAGCGGCACATATTTGCATTGGCGATCCGCCACCGCGATCGCCAGATACTTTTACCTTTAGCCAACAACTGATACACCAACTGGGTGGTTTGGCGCTGGTGGGTATTGAAGCGATCGCCCCTTGGGAGCGGGTGATTGATTTGCAATTTGCCCGTCGTCCCGGAGAAAGTGCCCTGTATCATGTCTATGCAGAAATCATGGGCAAATATAGCAACGTCATTCTTACCGACGCTAGCAATATAATTATCACTGCTGCTCATCAAGTCAGTCAGCAACAATCTAGTGTCCGTCCCATCCAAACCGGACAACCTTATGAAACACCACCAAAACTCACTGGAACTGTCCCCAGTTTCAGCGAATCTCAAGAGCGTTGGCAAGAACGGGTAAGTTTAGTACCAGGAGCAATCAAGCGGCAATTACTAAAAAGTTATAGTGGCTTGAGTGCAGCATTACTAGAGTTAATGCTGTTAGAAGCAAATATCGCACCAGAAACATCTACCGATACTCTCAACCCCGAAGATTGGCGACGGCTGTTTGAGCGTTGGCAAGAATGGCTACAAGCCTTAGATTCCAAGAAATTTCAACCCGCTTGGACAAAAGATGGCTACACCGTAATGGGTTGGGGTGGAGTTGAAAAAGTTAAAAATGTTCAGGAGTTGCTCAATCGTTACTATAGTAACCAAATTGACCAACAATTATTTTCTCAATTGCGCCATCAGTTGAGTCAGAAATTGCATAATATCCTGGTGAAATTACGCAATAAAGCTCAAACTTTTAAAACACGCTTACAGCAATCAGATCGAGCCGATGAGTATCGACAAAAAGCTGATTTATTGATGGCTCACCTGCAAAATTGGGAACCAGGGATGAAAGAAATTATCCTGGCTGATTTTGAGACAAATTTGCCAGTAGCGATCGCTCTTCAGCCAGATAAAAATGCTGTCCAAAATGCCCAAAGTCTTTATAAACAACATCAAAAGCTGAAACGCGCTCGTTCTGCTGTGGAACCCCTACTATTAGAAGTGCAGACAGAAATTGAGTATTTAGAACAAGTAGAAGCTGCGATCGCTCAAATAGACACCTACCAAACAGCAGAAGATTTGCGAGCTTTAGAAGAAATTCGTGAAGAGTTGATTGGGCAAAAGTATCTAGAAGATCCAGAATATCGCAGCCGTAGCGCAAACGAAGCCCCCAGTACCAACTTTCATCGTTATCTTACTCCTAGTGGCTTTGAGGTATTAATTGGTCGTAACAATCGCCAAAATGACCAATTAACTTTTCGTGTAGCTGGGGATTATGACATCTGGTTCCACGCTCAAGAAATTCCAGGGAGCCATCTACTACTACGTCTAGAACCCGGTGCTGTTGCAGAAGAAGCTGATTTGCAATTTGTAGCTAATCTTGCCGCTTACTATAGTCGTGCCCGTCAGAGTGAGCAAGTACCAGTAGTTTACACCCAGCTAAAACACGTCTACAAACCTAAAGGAGCAAAACCGGGAATTGCAATTTACAAGCAAGAGAGTATTCTCTGGGGAAAACCACAAATAGTCATTGGGAATTAG